The Microbulbifer pacificus sequence TCATCGATCTGGATTTCGACAGCCTGGTGGATGGGCAGCTGGGGCTGTTCGGCGTGTGATGACGCGTAGCGGTCCGCACAAAACCACCGATAGCGATGAAACCGGGTTCCACACAACTTATCTTTAATGAGCGTGATAATATCCCCCGAATTAGATGGCCCGACGTTGGGTGCCATGACAATCTGCCGCAGGTGGGGCGGCCTAGGGGATAGAAGCAACATCTATGTCACAGCTTGATTTATCGTTGGTTCAAGTGCCTGAGCCCAGTCAGGTTCGAAGCCGCCAGGCATTGGAGCGGCTGCTCACCGTTGGGGAAGAGTTGCTTGCTGGCAACCGGTTTGAAGAGGCGAGTGTGACGGAAATTGCGAGCCTCGCAGAATCTTCAGTGGGTACCTTTTATCGACTGTTGGGCGATAAGGACACGCTCTCATTACTCCTGTTGCAGCGATTCATGCAGCGGTTGGCTGATACTACAAGCCAACTGCGCGATGCTGGCACTCAGTGCCAAAATTTGTATGAAGGTGTGCGTCTGCTGACGGATACCTATATCGATGTTTACACTGGCCGCCGCGGCGTGTTGCGCGCGGTGATTCTGCGGGCGTCCCGGAGTGCGACGTTCCGCGATAGGGTGCACCAGCTCAACATGCATATTTCTGCTACGGCCTGCGATTGCCTGACGCCATTTATGGATCAGGTGGTTCATCCCAACCCCCGCCAGGCGGTATCTTCCGGCGTTCACATGGTCTTGGGGGCGCTAAAC is a genomic window containing:
- a CDS encoding TetR/AcrR family transcriptional regulator is translated as MSQLDLSLVQVPEPSQVRSRQALERLLTVGEELLAGNRFEEASVTEIASLAESSVGTFYRLLGDKDTLSLLLLQRFMQRLADTTSQLRDAGTQCQNLYEGVRLLTDTYIDVYTGRRGVLRAVILRASRSATFRDRVHQLNMHISATACDCLTPFMDQVVHPNPRQAVSSGVHMVLGALNQHTVTGTLGGLKPEQLREEIARLLLGYLRGPK